In one window of Rhodococcus opacus B4 DNA:
- a CDS encoding response regulator transcription factor, which produces MSSGPGPVPDSIAGPPRRPALSPRELEILRLWLRSESRNVAASELGISLGTIQTHLTRIRAKYAAVGRPVADKSGLLVRALQDGLVSLDEL; this is translated from the coding sequence ATGAGTTCCGGTCCAGGACCCGTGCCGGACTCCATCGCGGGACCGCCGCGGCGGCCGGCGCTGTCGCCTCGCGAGCTGGAAATTCTTCGTTTGTGGCTGCGCAGCGAATCGAGGAATGTTGCCGCGTCCGAGCTGGGGATCAGTTTGGGCACGATCCAAACCCACCTGACCCGGATCCGAGCGAAGTATGCCGCCGTCGGACGCCCTGTGGCCGACAAGTCCGGATTGTTAGTGCGGGCGCTGCAGGACGGGTTGGTTTCTCTCGACGAGCTCTGA
- a CDS encoding acyltransferase family protein, whose amino-acid sequence MGEAKPKQRLDIQGLRMVAVMLVVLSHLFHWPRGGFIGVDVFFVISGFLITGSLLHTFEKTGKISFSNFYRRRIRRIVPIATLVLFATIVASYFIYTGARFKSTVLDAVAAFFFVSNWRFGIEGTDYFNSAGPVSPLQHYWSLSVEEQFYFVWPAVILATGIVVMRKSWSVRARLVLAAAVMGTAVLVSFWYSVLNTEGSPTWAYFSTLARVWELGVGALLAISIGYFERIPDWARPYIAWTGLIAIGAGAFAITETGGGFPAPWAAVPVLGAALVIAAGVSGDQKHLQILTNRGSTYIGDISYSLYLWHWPIIILLASLADRNNHYFAAALLLMFGISIASYHFFENPIRNSNWLATRKEKQERNLLAKSRWRLPTLRMSESNQTRGIVALALITAGLVAFTLAPVSPATAPPVRTAAPAIAAVTGKVVGPEQSKLAQSIASAVQATSWPELNPSMDAVIKGRQAPPDIVPCGLVDRPETTACIWGNPLAPRSIFVLGDSVAMTYVEPLRKFAEKSNGQWSVRSEAMFGCPFVDLELRAADDEIGAACPTRKASAIRSLNEIRPEVVVIANSYSDGANDKWAAGITRMTDQFAGNVGKIVFLSSPPDDVNIGECYNRVNSPADCISRVTGTWFERFTTEQYLADSLNGTFLDSRKWFCTPEDYCPSFVGTTPAKMDAKHMTPAYADLISPAFAEALLDALE is encoded by the coding sequence ATGGGGGAGGCCAAACCGAAGCAACGTCTCGACATCCAAGGTCTGCGCATGGTCGCGGTCATGCTCGTCGTGCTCTCGCATCTGTTTCACTGGCCACGAGGCGGCTTCATCGGCGTTGACGTGTTCTTCGTCATCTCCGGATTCCTCATCACCGGATCACTTCTGCACACTTTCGAGAAAACTGGCAAAATCTCCTTCTCCAACTTCTATCGCCGCCGGATTCGCCGCATCGTCCCCATAGCCACCCTGGTGCTGTTCGCGACGATCGTCGCCTCGTACTTCATCTACACCGGAGCAAGATTCAAGTCGACTGTCCTCGATGCAGTCGCCGCGTTCTTCTTCGTGTCCAACTGGCGATTCGGAATCGAAGGCACCGACTACTTCAACTCTGCCGGACCTGTGTCGCCGCTCCAGCACTATTGGTCCCTGTCTGTTGAAGAGCAGTTCTATTTCGTCTGGCCGGCGGTAATCCTCGCGACCGGGATTGTTGTCATGCGAAAGTCCTGGTCGGTGAGAGCGCGGCTCGTCCTCGCCGCCGCGGTGATGGGAACCGCTGTCCTCGTATCCTTTTGGTACTCGGTACTGAACACAGAAGGCAGCCCAACCTGGGCCTACTTCTCTACCCTCGCCCGCGTCTGGGAGCTGGGAGTCGGTGCGCTCCTCGCGATCTCGATCGGTTACTTCGAGCGCATCCCCGACTGGGCACGCCCGTATATCGCCTGGACTGGGTTGATCGCGATCGGTGCGGGTGCGTTCGCAATCACCGAAACAGGCGGAGGGTTCCCTGCACCATGGGCGGCTGTGCCTGTGCTGGGCGCCGCCCTGGTAATCGCGGCCGGCGTGTCAGGTGATCAGAAACATCTGCAGATCCTGACCAACCGGGGAAGTACTTACATTGGTGACATCTCATACTCGCTCTACCTATGGCACTGGCCTATTATTATCCTGTTGGCATCTCTAGCCGATCGAAATAACCACTATTTCGCGGCTGCGTTGTTACTGATGTTCGGTATCTCTATCGCGTCGTACCACTTCTTTGAAAATCCAATTCGGAACTCGAACTGGCTCGCCACCCGCAAAGAGAAGCAGGAACGAAACCTACTCGCCAAATCCCGCTGGCGATTGCCGACTCTGCGGATGAGTGAATCCAATCAGACACGTGGCATCGTGGCACTAGCGCTCATCACAGCCGGGCTTGTCGCGTTCACCCTCGCGCCGGTCTCCCCGGCAACCGCGCCACCGGTCAGGACAGCGGCCCCGGCAATTGCAGCCGTCACTGGAAAGGTGGTCGGTCCGGAGCAATCGAAACTCGCCCAGTCGATCGCTTCAGCGGTCCAGGCAACTTCCTGGCCGGAGCTGAACCCATCCATGGATGCTGTTATCAAGGGCCGCCAGGCACCACCTGACATCGTGCCGTGTGGCCTAGTTGATCGTCCCGAAACCACCGCCTGCATATGGGGTAACCCCTTGGCGCCACGGAGCATCTTCGTCCTCGGAGATTCAGTAGCAATGACGTATGTGGAGCCCCTGCGCAAGTTCGCGGAAAAAAGTAATGGTCAGTGGAGCGTTCGTTCTGAGGCGATGTTCGGATGTCCGTTTGTTGATCTCGAACTCCGCGCAGCTGATGACGAGATCGGCGCGGCGTGCCCCACGCGAAAGGCTTCGGCGATCCGTTCGCTGAATGAAATTCGCCCGGAAGTAGTCGTGATCGCGAACTCCTACAGCGATGGAGCAAACGACAAATGGGCCGCCGGCATTACCCGAATGACAGATCAGTTCGCTGGCAACGTCGGAAAGATCGTATTCCTCTCATCGCCTCCGGACGACGTAAACATCGGCGAGTGCTACAACCGTGTCAACAGTCCGGCCGACTGTATTAGTCGAGTCACTGGCACTTGGTTTGAACGCTTCACAACCGAGCAGTACCTTGCCGATTCTCTTAACGGAACCTTCCTGGATTCGCGGAAATGGTTCTGCACGCCAGAGGACTACTGCCCGAGCTTTGTAGGTACGACGCCTGCCAAAATGGATGCCAAACATATGACACCTGCATATGCAGACCTTATTTCTCCCGCGTTTGCAGAAGCGCTGCTGGACGCGTTGGAATAG